A genomic segment from Chrysemys picta bellii isolate R12L10 chromosome 11, ASM1138683v2, whole genome shotgun sequence encodes:
- the LOC135974420 gene encoding protein MROH8-like codes for MKRSFLRLLFVLSKSIDWHNMPDFFIHNFASDTAGAIVEMIKKEPRDSLSSTIRLQAMAIIIELSKKHVVKAMSSHQRWVLLRTFLKSVFSLPLLVTLQVQGVIRGISGQYTKDLFIETLQTLNEMLQSLFLENPVPAELERILQLMDSWMQSREACRRERAVWSSILLLNFVATEVKLDLHSWTERMWNGLNRGTRNFWLLGAPLWFATAPPGSQSSLESISTQERGQISF; via the exons atgaaaagaagtttcttaagactcttgtttgttctcagcaagagcatcgactggcataacatgcctgacttttttattcacaactttgcatcagacactgcaggagccatagtg gagatgattaagaaagaaccccgggactctctctccagcaccatacggctccaggccatggccatcattatcgagctgag caaaaagcatgtggtgaaggccatgagctcccaccagagatgggtcctgctgagaacattcctcaagagcgtgttttccctgccacttctagtgacattgcaggtgcaaggagtaatcaggggtataagcggccagtacacaaag gatctcttcattgaaacattgcagaccctcaacgagatgctccagagtctgtttttagaaaatccagttccggctgagctagagaggatcttgcag ctcatggactcctggatgcagtcgAGGGAAGCTTGCcggcgggagagggctgtatggagcagcatactgctcctaaacttcgtggccacagaagtcaaactggat ttgcacagttggacagaaagaatgtggaatggactgaacagaggaacaaggaatttctggctgcttggagccccactgtggtttgcaacagcccctccaggatcgcagag ctctttggagtctatttcaacc